The genomic stretch TTGCTAGCTGTTATATGTGTTGCTAGCTGTTATATGTGCTGAGCGTTCTGGCACTTGAAAACACGCCGCGCTTGTGTTATTGGTGCGCTCACCATTCAGCAGTGGCGACAGAGCAGCACCTGACCGCGGGCTCATTCATCTCTCCTCACTGCTCTCCCATTGAAGCCTCTCCTTATGACTGAGGCCCAAAGGAATCTCCACCCAGGGGACCTTTCAACAACAAACGTAGCCAGCTATGACAGCAAGCTGCTTCTCTGAATGAACAACAATTTCCTTCCAGcagggtgcgtgcgtgtgcgtgtctgcGCTGGGCTGCATATGTGTGCCCTGGAACACCACCGGTTAGTAGCAGCAGCGTGATCTTGTGACCAAGGCCCCTTAATTACGGttaggagaggagggcagaCCTCATTTCTCGGCAATAACACCGTTTCTCCGCATTTTCTGTTTCGGTGGGCGGGAAAGCCGGGCTAAGAAACGACACAAGAGTGACTCAACTTGAAACCACCCAGAggtgatggggaggggggggggggacacaatcTGAGACTCAATTATTATGGCTTCGGCATAAGGCGTTAATGACGAGCGTTTAGAGGCTGCTCAGTCGTCTCAGGACAACTTCATTAGGTGTGACACTGCTGTAGCCTTAgccatcaccatgacaaccgtAAACCTTCAGTGTTCATTGAATAGCAATTTTTTGAGACTCTTAACAGGTTTCAGGTAATAAAAGATCAAGATTCATCTCCCTGAGTGTGTTCCCTTCATCCTCGCTCACCTGACACCATTTGATCATCCTTCCCTTCTGTACCAGATCATCTTGCCACCTTTTTTCTGGACATTTTACATCACCTCAATTGTGGGATGGAAGCTGATCCTCCCCTCCCACTGATCCTGTCTTACCCTTTCTTGatcactttatccctttcggggtcatggggagggagctggagactatcccagctgcatatgggagCTCACTGCGGGGCCcgtgtgagcatttgggggttcggaACCTTGGCTCAAGGGTACTCTGACGGTGTTCTGGACCCTGTTACCAGAACCCCTCCAACGCTTTGTCCAcaccggggcttgaaccagAAACCCTTCGTTTCCCAGCCTCCCCTACAGACCGATAAATACTTTTAACTACAACAATACATGTAAAGTAATgaataaaaaagtaaatatcGTAAGACATTTTTCATTGTGTCAAATTTCCGTTAATTTCTTTACCATCTATTACATTTTCTCATTTCAGCCATAGTGGTAACACTTAACAAATTATTGCTTTACTAACAGGCATATTAGCAGCATATTGACGCTTCATTATTCACTACAAAGCACCTTTGTGACCTCTTTCTGCATGTAGATAATTGTGAATATGTGTTCCCTAATCTAAAGTGTTCCCTAAGAGGGTGTTAGGAGTTGCCGATCTTCAGGAAATCGGTCAATCTGGCAGCAAATAACTAAAGAAATATGTATAATGAGCAGCAGGGGAAGGAAGGAGTCTCGTGTGTTTTGCTGGTTGTTCACAGCTACACACTGTTCCATGTCTAACCTGAAAACGGGATTCTGTACCAGCGCAACGCTCACGTCGTCCTCATTAACTGTTTATCTCCCTCAGCGTTCCATCACTTCCAAACTGTTTGATTGGATTCTTCCCTTATGACACAGAAAGCCAAAACGATTTAatcacctgaaaacacacaattttGGCACACAGCACTCAGGGATTTAAAACTCATAATTAACCTCAATAAAAACAATTAGCCCAAGTGAAATCCTTAAAGCTAGAATGAGCTAAGTACTCAATAAAAAGCTCCCATGCTTTGTGCAATAAGCTTTGAGAATCTGGACGGCAGCGGGGAAAACTGCATTgggtgttatttatttatgatctGACTTTAGCAGGCGGGATCGTCAGCAGACATCAGCACCTTAACTGGGACATATTAGCATCGATAACAGCGCTGAGCTGGTGTTGGGCAGCAATGCTTCACCCAAGTTATCCCACGTCAGGAAGTTTCTTCCCTTCAGTCTTCACTGATTTCACTACGAGGAATCCTAGATCTCGTTGTCCGGCTTCCGTTTGGCAGGTTAGGAGTCTCACCTGTGCAAGAAGCAACCCCAGAAATCCTCAGCCACGGTCTTTCCCTGTCTTAATCCTGTCAGCCGCTCCATGTACAAACCATCTGCAATCTGACTGTCAGCATGACTATAAAATGTCATCAGGAATTCTATCCCTTTCGACCTTTTTGTAGAACGAGCATGAACCCTGAATTGGAAAAAACGAGGTCCGAGAAAGGTCACAACAGCACAGGTACGGGTCCAAGTAGCATAATTAGCGATCTGTTGAACATAAGCAGGTTCTCGGTACAAAAAGGAGTAAATCTCCCTCAGCGGAGTCACTATTCTATAGTATTGGACCGTCACCGCACAGCAGAACAGCCAGGTCTCCATCTGTGGACGGGGTTAAGGCTCTGAGTGTGGATCTGGGTTGTTTGGAGGGTCAGCTGGAGCGGTGGCAGAGGCCTGCGGAGTGCAGACTGAAGTGAGGCCCTACTAGCAGTTTCCCCACTTCTTGTTGGGAGAGAGGGGAAATGTGCAGGAATACTAAGTGAACCGAATGACCTTAAAACGCATCTCTGCACCGAGGACGACTCTGGGAGGAAGATCCGATTGGAAACGGGCTGAAAATGCATCATGAAAACCCACTTTACAGTACAAAGACGGTGGTCCAACAGTCCCAGCTGCACTGACAtacaagaaagaaaaggaatcgTGACTGTGGAGCGCACGGGCTCAAATATAGTCCCCTGAACCTTAAAGACTAAAATGTTACTTTTGCGGAACAGATTTTCAccgggaaaaaagaggagacgCTCCGCTGTAGTGGTATAAAAGAAGGTTCCAAAAAGTGCTGGTGTTTTCCGGGCCTGTGAAGGACCCGTCTTGTGCTTTTCCGCCTGCCAGTAAATGGGGGAGTGGGACAGTGTGCCCGGCGTTATCAATGAAGCCAGCCTTTGGCTCGCTAAAAAGTGCAGTTTGGAAGGCATCCACGGCGGAGCCTTGGGCCTGGAGGTTTGTGTCGTTCGTAATTTATAACACTGAGGGAAACAGGCGAGAGGACAATatggagagtagaggagaggggggggaatgTGGGAGAAGGGGGATGGGACAGGCTGCACAAGCAAGTGGCTCTGCTTCTGCAAGTGTGCTGTGCAGAGTCCGGTTGGGAGGGCTTTCTGACCCGGTCTGAAGAACCAGAATctacttttttcctctttcattccaCCCCGAGTCTgttatttatgaaaaaaaaggggaatGTTCCGTCGAGATTAACAGCTGAATCGGTGTGAGAGATTGTTAGAAACGGGGATGATTTGCACAGTCAGCTGAATATTTCAACCCGAATCATTAAGCTCACCGCACAGCAGCACTAATAGCAGTAATTTCCCTTCATATCATGAGAATGACATCATGCACAACACCCAAACGACCACGATGATATCTTAAATACAAAGCTGCACTCAAAACAAGCAGGACATGGACAAAATTAGGACTCTGAGACTTCGAAACGCGCACAAGGAATTCTGAATAACAAGTGCAGTTTTAAATTAACGGCGCTCACTTTGCATCCAATGAAACGCGGGagacaaatgaaatattaacatttattaGAAAAATATTCAGCGTTAAGCATTAGTTTGCTGTTGCGCTAATAGCTTTGATCATAACTGCCATAAAGTCTTGATAATCTGTTACCACGTTGGCCCttccaaaagaaacaaaatacacacacacacacacacacacacaggtctgttTTGGGAAACAGCTTATTAAAAAGAACGTGGGGGTGGTTGCATTCTGGATTGCGTAATCCCGAATTTTCCTCAGCAGTGCATGACTACAGATCCCTGGTAACATGTGCAGGAAACAGATTCAGCTCCTTAATTACATCCACCACACAAAAACCAGCAAAGCCTTTTGTCCAGCGAACACTAACGTGATGCTAACCGCCATAAAACGCCTACAGCATATTTGCATCTGCCCAGATGAAGTAAATTAAACCCACAGATTAGCGATAACGTCCGAtatcatctttatttttacGACCAAGGAAGGATAAAGTAATAAAGGATCAATGCTACTGTACATGCTGTGCAATCTATGTATGAAAGTTTAGCGCTATGAACATGATTAAGCTGCGTTTCTCACGTTAAAGGCGTATTGCAGGGAGCCCAGTGGAAAACAGGTGTAAAGCAAAAGTCATAATGCCAGATCAGACGGGCTTGGGGAGTGCGCTGCGCCTAGATTTACACTCCTCGGCTGTTGTGCTAATCGGATCTTAAAAGCCTACACCCCATGTTGTACCAGAATCTGAAGAATGTAGGCCAATTCTTTTAACACAACAAACTTGGAGTTCAACCCAGAGCATATCTCTGTCACCAAAAGTCAGTCAGACGACTCACCAAGTGAACTTCACAGACGCTCGGCCGCACAGGTGCTTCCGGTCGATGATGCTCACCCCCACATCCAGTCCAAATCTGGCAGTGTACAACGCCCCGCCAGGCAGCATAATCGATCGGACAATTCACATTTGTGCTTATCTGCTGTAGCTGAGGCctatgctgtttttatttggttcaaATGTTCAGACACATTGACCGAAGATGAGCAGCATTGTCTCGGTAGGTCACGTGATGAAgactgaaacaggaaatggtgcATCTAAAGTTTTCAGAAGGTCAGCTACGTCATACAGGTAGCTCACAGAAGCTAACTGGGCTGTAAAACTCTTACTGACCACGATGACTTCAACAGCTCTGACCAGCAAACGCTGGATCAACCCTGGCAACAGACGTAATATACAGTATAGCTTTGGTAAAATATGGTCAGGAAAGCCCTCTGTGGCAACAAGACGTGAAGCTTTTTACTTTATTTGCCGTAATTAATCCTGATAAAGCGAGAGGCCGGCAGGAAAAGTCCAGCTGGGTTCAAAGGGGTATCCCTCATTGAGAAAAGTGAGGCCCTCTAATCTACATGATGGCGTTTTATCTAAACCGTAGGTGCTGTTCTAATATGGaacgttacacacacacacatggacgtGCGCGCATTTCAGCGACAAATTTGCTAAGTTGCGTTCTGGACAAGTGCCCAAGGAGAAGAACAGAAACCCACGAGAGAGGTGCTGTCAGCACATCAGCAAAGctcagagaaagagagcgagaaggAGAGCGGTAAGGCTGGAGAATTTAAATTAAGTATAGATTGGCCTATATTGCAGCGGGGAACGCTTCGAGACGTGCCAAGCCTTGTGTGTTCTCTGTCACGCTGGGAAAAAACCCTCCCAAACCTGcccgtgtgtgtatgtgtataaatatatatactcATATAACTGGCTGCCTACCATTGTGATGCTTATGTAATTACACCGTTACAATATGGTTATTACTGCTCTGAAGAAGACAAAGCAAAGTTTAGGAGACTCAAAtagagaggcagagaagcatGTCGGATAGTTACTTCGCATCATTGTTCGGGTCAAGTCCTGGATTCCAGTTGGACAAGTGTCCTGCCCTCCCCAGGAGCAGAGGTGCTGCACAACCTGAACAGATCATGATCACGATGTCTCCAGACATCCGCACAGAAGATTCACCCCCGAGGCTGGGCCGCGCAGCACCCGAGTAACTTTTAGGAATAACAGGCATAACTCAAAGTCAGAAGCGCAGACGGAGTCCAGTTTGTGACTTGACGGAGTGGTTTGGCACGCAGCGACCCGCTCATTAGCTGCTAAACCTGTGGCTTGACAAGCAGCCTCTGGATGACAGTAATTGTTGCGATCACAGACGGAGAGCAATTAATGGAGGGGTCAAGAGTTTCCAGGGTGGTGTCCGCCCGAATTAAAAAGTTCGTTTGCACAGAAGGGATCAGGACTTTCCTTTTACTACACAGTACATACCAGGAAAACGCTGACCTGACTGTATATCCTTCAGataaatgtaatatttcctAATACATTGTCTAGATGCGTCTTGCAAGAGGCATCGAATAAATTAGCAATGACTGTCAAAACAGGTCGTTGGGACTGTGAACGCAGAGTACGACACCATCATGTATTTTCCACTTTAACACAAACTTGCAGGTCCTTCTACCACACTAGCTGTGTTTCTGGACGCTccaaagcaacacacacacacacacacacacaccagccccgGCTACGAGATAACGACTTCCCAATGTCGGCCATCCGATAACGGACCTGAACGCAGCGCGACCTGCGATGAAGGACACGCAGAGATGGCAAACTACGCCGTTCCAAATCCTTCATTCCAGCACCAAACTGTTGCTTTGGGAAAGTAAcgtaactttttttttgttccaccATCAGTTAGTAATCGAACACATCCGACTGCTCGATGCTGTTGGTTCAGAAGGACGAGTGCGAAAGAGCGCAGCACGAATTACTGGACGGTCTCGCtcatgaagaaaacaaacacaaccaaaCTCGTTATGTAATGCTAGTTTGGCATGGTGAGCCGCATCTTACTTCTGGTAATAGAGCTCAGTGatttgttctgtgtttccttGCAATTAATCCTCTTACAGTAAAGTGAATACTATAAGGAGCATAAAATGCATCCATGGGTGTGTTTTTGATCATTATATTAAGCCTCCATATATCAGTTGTTGAAGACACTGTCTGCAGATAAAAGCACGCGGTGACAGAAATAActtcacggggggggggggggggggttgacaatGCAATACGTCAGGTAAACCATGGGGGAGGTCCACATCGTTCTCAAATGCGCATAAAAAGCACACCACGCACAGGCTTGAGGGTGTTCCAGGCTGTTATTCATTATCTACATGACTGCATTCCTTTTGGTCGCACAAAAGAAGTTATCGCCACCATCCCTTTAGAGGCGAGCGCGAGAGATGTGGAGAGGGATTTAAGCAGGTCCTCAAACAAGATGACCCCGGCTGATAACCCCCGGCGCTGCTGTTGCACCATTCCCACGTGtcctaatacatttacaaatcagagggatggagagaggcaAGGGTCAAAAAGCATGAATGAGAGAGTGGGGCAAGAGACGCATGGCGATacgacatgctggaggagaGTCAGACGGGGGGGGGAGCAGTGTGAACATTAACAGTGAATGGAAGAGATGGGGAAAGATtaggacccccccacacacacacacacacacacctcctcctccttaaaGGAAGTGAAcaatgaggctgctgcaccttacTGCCTGGAACTCATCAGAAAAAATACCTGGAAAGTTTAAGCACCTCGCTGATCTCCTTGATATTTTGAATGAATCAGTTCAGTTTAGAGCACCTGAAACTCCGCTGTTCCCTACCTCACCTGTTCCCCTCCACCTGTTCCCCTCCTCCATGTCCAGTGAcaggaggcgaggaggaggcaggtgaaAGGTCACGCGGACTGCAGAGTGACCTCTGTCAACTGAGACAACCTGGCAATTTCACCTCAGACCGTGGACGTATGTAAGCGATTACCTGTGATCCGTCTCACCTTTTTTAAACTCCTCCAGCATCACATCCAGCTTGGTGTCATTGAAGACAAAATGTAAAGAATGGCTGTAAAATTTGGTGATGGTTTTGAGCGGGGTGCAATCTTTCGGGTCCACGAAAGCCAGGTCTTTGACGAAGAGCAGGTCCACTATGTTGGATTTCTCGCCCTCATACACAGGAATTCGCGTGTAGCCGCTCTTCATGATGTCGGACATGGTGTCGAAGTCCAGGGTGGCATCCACGTGGATCATGAAGCAGTCACTCAGCAGCGTCATCACATCCTCCACGGTCTTAGTCCGGAGCTCCAACGCGCCCTGAATCATGTTTAGCTCCTCCTTCACCAGGTCATTATAGGGATCCGTGACGCGGAGCATCTCCAGAAGCTTCGATCGGTTGTACACGgttcccacttcctgtcccagaaGGTAGTCCAACAGTTTGCTGACCGGGTAAGACGCGGGGAAGGTGAGCAACATGAAGAATTTGGTGAGCAATATGGTGTTGGCGCCCACAGCCAGGCCGTGTCTGGAGCAAATGGCCTGTGGAACGATTTCTCCAAAAATGACAATTCCGATCGTGGACATGACCACTGCGATTAGTCCCGAACCAGCGATATCATCCAGTAAGATGGTCAGCGTAGTGTTCACCAACACATTCCCCAGTAGCAGTGAGCAAAGCAGGTAATTCCCTTGGCTCCTGACCGGCTCTATTTTCCTGGCgtaattcttttctttttccgtGCCGCAATTCTGGACTATCCGGAGCTCCATGGGGTCCAGAGCCATGAGCCCCAGGTTCAACCCGCTGAACATACCGGACAGGCAGAGCAACATGGAGATGAAGATGACCTGCAGCCAGAAAGGCAGTAAgaacttcctctcctccaccactATCACTTTGGTGTCATCCCCGTCGTGGTAGATCCAGGTGTTCTCCGTCCACGGGTCCGTCCCGGGCACGGCCTGCGTGGCGGTGGCGATGCAGAGGTAATAAGCTTTACTCCTCTCTGTCTTCCGCAGAGGTTTGACCTCGATTTCAACAATTCCCGACGTCTTTCTGTTCAGGATGATGTTAGGCAATATAATTATATCCGAAGTTCTAATACCGCAGAGATGCAAGCCGGAGGAGTCCTCTTGGCTCTGGTTATCCATCGAGGAGCTGTCAAGACTCCCAATTGTCCGGCTCCGCTCGTACTCCGTAAAAGCAATTTTGGACCACGTTTCGTTGTTGATGTTTTGCCCGTACACCCTTAATTTCACCCTGGAACTCTCACTCACCCGCAAAAAGCCCCTATCCATGTAGGAAATGTCGTCGGTGTCCTCCAGCCGGAGCCCAATGATGACGGTTTCCTCGGACCCTTCCTTGCCAGTTATCGGGGTAACACACCAGCCAGTGACAGTCAAGAAAATCATCGTCAGAGCTCGGACCCGGTAAAGTTTCGCCATTTTTGCAGTGGTGGGTGCTGTGGATAGCGGCTCTGCCATATCGATAACCGCACGGCAGCGAACCTGAATGGAAAAGATTCTTAAAAATCAGAGCCGGTTGGAGTCCGCCTTCATCTCCGCTAGAGTCGCTGTGACTTGCGCATCAGGACCTGGTCGTTGCCATTACGTTTCCGTTACTGACTACTCGCGAGCACAGGCTGACCGGCCAACTCGTGCCTCCGCTGATGTCCCCGAGACAGGCGACGCCGGGGACCAATCAGCGGGGGCCGTCgcgcagggggcggggcttctgcgTCCTCATCGACGAATCGCGAGTCCCCGAGCAAGTGGACGCCGCGTAAAGGACTCTACTCGTGACTTTCTGATTTACGCTCTTAAAAAATTGTTCATTTTACAAACgcatgggttttttttggtgtaATTGTCAACGGCAACAGTAGGAAAGGCGAGGCTGGCTGGGACTAAATGCTGTGAGTCGTTGCTTCAGCCTGACATCTTGACATGATTTACATTTCACTGCAATTACTAGGAAGGTGAAAACGGAGCGTCTTAAATCCTCGAAAACTCGTGCCCTACAATAAAACACTTACTAATCATATACTGAGGACCTCATTTAATCTTTCTGCCATTAACTGCGAAAGCCACTCAAACGCTCATCCCAATATTTATTCTTGACACTGTTAAATTCTTTGCAGATTTATCTGCTCCTGGGGAACAGGTTCAATTACTTGAGTTGGCAATTTCAGTGCCACTTTCAAACACCTGTTTTACCTAAATGAAAATATTATAGTGTGAAATACCTGTAGTCTACATAGTGGTTACACAAAAGTTGTCTAGTATAAATATGAATAATCGGTATAAAGAGTTTTTAGTGCTTAAACTTAGCTTGAATACTAGATGAAATAACCACATTCACACATCCGTCATATATAATTTTAAAAGAACACCACAGAATGCATTtggttttcattaaaaatgtattgaaattgcattttaaaaGCCAGAAAGCTTCATTAGACGTGATTAGGGAGCAAGTCTGGACAACTGTGACTGCTGCAGACAGGGTGCATGATGCTGGGCCTCTCTCTCAGGGCCgtctctcttcctgctctctcccaGCCTTCATTTGCAGCAGGCAGCAGACTGTGAGCTGCAGCATCCCCCTGTGGCTGAACCCGGACCTTGTTTCTTCAGCTGCAGGGCCAGCTCAAA from Takifugu flavidus isolate HTHZ2018 chromosome 6, ASM371156v2, whole genome shotgun sequence encodes the following:
- the cnnm2b gene encoding metal transporter CNNM2 isoform X2 gives rise to the protein MAEPLSTAPTTAKMAKLYRVRALTMIFLTVTGWCVTPITGKEGSEETVIIGLRLEDTDDISYMDRGFLRVSESSRVKLRVYGQNINNETWSKIAFTEYERSRTIGSLDSSSMDNQSQEDSSGLHLCGIRTSDIIILPNIILNRKTSGIVEIEVKPLRKTERSKAYYLCIATATQAVPGTDPWTENTWIYHDGDDTKVIVVEERKFLLPFWLQVIFISMLLCLSGMFSGLNLGLMALDPMELRIVQNCGTEKEKNYARKIEPVRSQGNYLLCSLLLGNVLVNTTLTILLDDIAGSGLIAVVMSTIGIVIFGEIVPQAICSRHGLAVGANTILLTKFFMLLTFPASYPVSKLLDYLLGQEVGTVYNRSKLLEMLRVTDPYNDLVKEELNMIQGALELRTKTVEDVMTLLSDCFMIHVDATLDFDTMSDIMKSGYTRIPVYEGEKSNIVDLLFVKDLAFVDPKDCTPLKTITKFYSHSLHFVFNDTKLDVMLEEFKKGKSHLAIVQRVNNECKGDPFYEVLGIVTLEDVIEELIKSEILDETDMYTDNKTKKKITHRERKQDFSAFKPNEMKVKISPQLLLATLRFLATEVEVFAPPHVSEKILLRLLKHPNVIQELMYNEKNRNAGSHYLFNRNKAVDYFILILQGRVEVEAGKEGIKFEAGPFSFYGMMALTASSENKSSPWPFDLNLSDTLNRSNRTDAISQTLGSNNNQLNSFLQGYVPDYSVRACSDLQFIKITRQQYHNAVMASQMDKSSQTTDSEVTKSELTELHDAVETSVVFTSVTSTAGGNPDCAVVVLNETSHMLNQQQNCVGLSRSNHSTHNEGPI
- the cnnm2b gene encoding metal transporter CNNM2 isoform X1 yields the protein MAEPLSTAPTTAKMAKLYRVRALTMIFLTVTGWCVTPITGKEGSEETVIIGLRLEDTDDISYMDRGFLRVSESSRVKLRVYGQNINNETWSKIAFTEYERSRTIGSLDSSSMDNQSQEDSSGLHLCGIRTSDIIILPNIILNRKTSGIVEIEVKPLRKTERSKAYYLCIATATQAVPGTDPWTENTWIYHDGDDTKVIVVEERKFLLPFWLQVIFISMLLCLSGMFSGLNLGLMALDPMELRIVQNCGTEKEKNYARKIEPVRSQGNYLLCSLLLGNVLVNTTLTILLDDIAGSGLIAVVMSTIGIVIFGEIVPQAICSRHGLAVGANTILLTKFFMLLTFPASYPVSKLLDYLLGQEVGTVYNRSKLLEMLRVTDPYNDLVKEELNMIQGALELRTKTVEDVMTLLSDCFMIHVDATLDFDTMSDIMKSGYTRIPVYEGEKSNIVDLLFVKDLAFVDPKDCTPLKTITKFYSHSLHFVFNDTKLDVMLEEFKKGKSHLAIVQRVNNECKGDPFYEVLGIVTLEDVIEELIKSEILDETDMYTDNKTKKKITHRERKQDFSAFKPNEMKVKISPQLLLATLRFLATEVEVFAPPHVSEKILLRLLKHPNVIQELMYNEKNRNAGSHYLFNRNKAVDYFILILQGRVEVEAGKEGIKFEAGPFSFYGMMALTASSVPRSLLHMVSRSESLAGSPENKSSPWPFDLNLSDTLNRSNRTDAISQTLGSNNNQLNSFLQGYVPDYSVRACSDLQFIKITRQQYHNAVMASQMDKSSQTTDSEVTKSELTELHDAVETSVVFTSVTSTAGGNPDCAVVVLNETSHMLNQQQNCVGLSRSNHSTHNEGPI